In the Colletotrichum lupini chromosome 1, complete sequence genome, one interval contains:
- a CDS encoding leucine Rich Repeat domain-containing protein, with protein sequence MDLDMDYHTRRTSSTVREHEEAKHVTWGRHANILNPNLPLAILVTLLYAVHAQSQTPKDLNPAHPTRYPDPNPAQTRSSIYFPLPFPHQYHLNDCEEHVLSCATHSLHPLVSTPFPKFQRSLVLVYDPDLQGQSKVPAAMASPRLLQPQTSSQDHTLHTPPGTPPTGHNHTQTLVEYKMDSPEPHRPATPEKNGRSSFSSIRENDSDLAQTFTSSKVSSYAQKATNAVFDDSSASPSPIASLSLEMAEVQFMPPVTHPSSRLHGGWYPASSFKGWKQINVKGKTASKSFSDLQALHMSWSTPPPSPKGNKPTNCRAPMERLPLEILGSIIELLVLDIPPPYGTARRNVDLMSLLLTSRSVHAATLNTLYKHITIPHSRIFRKFLSNITTHPALGTIVRRIDFSHFNNATLFESASERKGTRNLTEETLLQCLELTPHLQEFLAMEHIDDDLGAEVMQKLFFGMPRLQALDFAGCTSPSFKNSFASLVDMDWPETLSITRLSLHKCLTLPPALFEKIMPRLTNVTHLDLAQTKITDRALQAIPKTAKITHLNLAKCTLLTAPTVINFLATHPAVRNLVYLSVATDARSHQLLDVEDVSQLIPVLPKTLRSLSLKGSRMDDSHLELLRPLTKYLEELAVGRDMDVNAAAKLLEPADEKKQEEPHTIRYLDLSDLWGSELDIVDLFSSRNSLLKPSSVPLEVVEISEQSFKSLSRNRALERVGWSLQEIGSRCWMVRMQDHRKDQDRGYRWWKIGADNWGMRKIPVARAEVGGIKKTASATINDLALIGDFCGLVLLRCRVAIAIPVAVNNGWKSRSYQRTCSGYIIVPSQRTLKKVNSSFPSHTVASVQPYALTPSSNYQPPKKEHLSASSSNACSKASRRRRWPVMAFGWSEIRSLLLVFGPILLPKAISAYKSIRNASQHSGEPIPPPPRIARALAILTIIVIVYLVKTLPPLAPENLFTLTQSRLQIPVDVLFNRLSSLRPESALTAADERLRARFVNLESRLLYLQLGPAALADCPFCKSEDPKSYFYYALPAIILPHLVNLIALAAVTSSTFTGRDGARWRSHATMAAAALAAADAVLVGQYDYSANAAALRLQDMDFFYWRARALRYIALAALDVGIGALLFLSGTRRAFVLPPSEAERIEASNRALTTVKSKLNALGIVKNTSMRDEELRARSQAYWLREGQMVRDAMEEREVVESVNDALENRINIQQVTSDAESYTDGVFRQPEGTAQ encoded by the exons ATGGACCTTGACATGGACTACCATACCCGACGGACATCGTCTACCGTCCGTGAGCACGAGGAAGCAAAGCATGTCACCTGGGGGCGGCACGCCA ACATCCTCAACCCCAACCTGCCTCTTGCGATACTGGTTACCTTACTGTACGCAGTACACGCCCAGTCCCAAACTCCCAAGGACCTAAACCCAGCCCATCCAACCCGATATCCTGATCCTAATCCAGCCCAGACGCGATCC AGTATCTACTTCCCCCTCCCTTTCCCACACCAATATCACCTCAACGATTGCGAAGAGCACGTCTTGTCTTGTGCCACGCACTCCCTTCACCCCCTCGTCTCGACTCCTTTCCCCAAGTTCCAACGTTCCCTGGTCTTGGTCTA CGACCCGGACCTTCAAGGTCAAAGTAAAGTTCCTGCAGCCATGGCTTCTCCGCGACTTCTCCAACCGCAAACCTCGTCCCAGGACCACACCTTACACACCCCCCCAGGCACTCCTCCGACAGGCCACAACCACACTCAGACTCTCGTCGAATACAAAATGGACAGCCCAGAGCCGCACCGACCTGCTACCCCGGAAAAGAATGGCAGATCCTCTTTCTCGTCCATTCGCGAGAACGACTCCGACTTAGCCCAGACGTTCACTTCCTCAAAAGTCTCTTCCTACGCACAGAAAGCAACCAACGCCGTGTTCGACGACTCCTCTGCCTCACCCTCGCCGATCGCCTCACTTTCCCTTGAGATGGCTGAAGTTCAGTTCATGCCCCCCGTCACCCACCCCAGCAGCAGACTTCATGGCGGCTGGTATCCTGCTTCCAGCTTCAAGGGCTGGAAGCAAATCAATGTCAAGGGCAAGACGGCTAGCAAGAGCTTCAGTGACCTCCAGGCACTGCACATGTCATGGAGCACTCCTCCGCCTTCACCCAAGGGCAACAAGCCTACCAACTGCCGCGCGCCCATGGAGAGACTGCCATTGGAGATTCTAG GATCCATTATCGAGCTCCTGGTCCTCGACATCCCTCCGCCGTACGGCACTGCGCGCCGCAACGTTGACTTGATGTCCTTGCTTCTGACCTCGAGATCGGTGCACGCCGCAACCCTCAACACCCTGTACAAGCACATTACCATTCCTCACTCGAGAATCTTCCGCAAGTTCCTGTCCAACATCACAACACACCCTGCACTAGGCACCATTGTACGGCGCATCGACTTCAGCCACTTCAATAACGCGACTCTTTTCGAGTCTGCCAGCGAGCGCAAGGGCACGCGGAACCTGACGGAGGAGACATTATTACAATGCTTGGAGCTTACACCGCACCTCCAAGAGTTCCTGGCTATGGAGCATATTGACGATGACCTCGGCGCTGAGGTGATGCAGAAGCTCTTCTTCGGCATGCCTCGCCTGCAAGCTTTGGACTTCGCCGGGTGCACATCACCGTCTTTCAAGAACTCTTTTGCATCTCTGGTAGACATGGACTGGCCCGAGACGCTTTCGATTACTCGCCTCTCACTTCACAAGTGCCTGACGCTCCCTCCCGCGCTTTTCGAGAAGATCATGCCACGCCTCACCAACGTCACGCACCTGGACCTTGCCCAGACCAAGATCACCGACCGAGCGCTGCAGGCCATCCCGAAGACGGCCAAGATTACCCACTTGAACCTCGCCAAGTGCACACTGCTCACGGCTCCCACCGTTATCAACTTCCTTGCGACTCATCCGGCGGTCAGGAACCTCGTCTACCTGAGCGTGGCTACCGATGCTCGGAGTCACCAACTTCTGGATGTGGAGGACGTTTCGCAGCTCATCCCTGTGCTGCCCAAGACGCTTCGGTCTTTGAGCCTAAAGGGTAGCCGCATGGATGACTCGCACCTTGAGTTACTGCGACCTCTGACCAAGTATTTGGAGGAGCTCGCCGTCGGGCGCGACATGGATGTCAATGCCGCCGCTAAGCTGCTTGAGCCGGCGGACGAGAAGAAGCAGGAGGAGCCCCACACAATCCGATACCTGGACCTTTCGGACCTCTGGGGCAGCGAGTTGGATATTGTGGATTTGTTTTCGAGCCGAAACTCGCTGCTAAAACCGAGCTCGGTGCCACTCGAGGTGGTTGAGATCTCGGAGCAATCTTTCAAGAGCCTATCTCGGAATAGGGCACTGGAGCGCGTCGGCTGGTCCCTGCAGGAGATCGGAAGCCGATGCTGGATGGTCCGAATGCAGGACCACCGCAAGGACCAGGACCGCGGCTACCGGTGGTGGAAGATTGGCGCCGACAACTGGGGCATGCGCAAGATCCCGGTCGCGCGCGCCGAAGTCGGCGGTAT CAAGAAAACAGCATCAGCGACGATCAATGACTTGGCTTTGAT TGGTGATTTTTGTGGCCTTGTTCTCCTACGATGTCGGGTTGCTATTGCCATTCCTGTCGCAGTAAACAATGGCTGGAAATCAAGAAGCTATCAGCGTACCTGCAGTGGCTACATCATCGTGCCGTCACAGCGAACCCTCAAG AAAGTTAACTCATCTTTTCCCTCTCATACCGTGGCCTCGGTGCAGCCTTACGCGCTGACCCCGTCCTCAAACTATCAACCTCCAAAAAAAGAACACTTGTCAGCCTCGAGCTCCAA CGCTTGCTCGAAAGCAAGTCGCCGCCGTCGTTGGCCCGTCATGGCATTTGGCTGGTCAGA AATCCGCTCTCTACTTCTCGTCTTCGGTCCGATCCTCCTTCCCAAGGCAATCTCAGCCTACAAATCTATTCGCAATGCCTCCCAACACAGCGGCGAACCGATCCCACCTCCGCCCCGCATAGCCCGCGCCCTCGCCATCCTCACCATCATCGTAATCGTCTACCTCGTCAAGACCCTCCCGCCCCTGGCCCCGGAGAACCTATTCACTCTCACCCAGTCCCGCCTCCAGATCCCCGTCGACGTCCTCTTCAACCGCCTGTCCTCCCTTCGCCCGGAATCCGCCCTTACCGCTGCCGACGAGCGCCTCCGCGCCCGCTTCGTCAACCTCGAGTCCCGCCTCCTCTACCTCCAGCTCGGCCCCGCCGCCCTCGCAGACTGCCCCTTTTGCAAGTCCGAGGACCCCAAGTCCTACTTTTACTACGCGCTTCCCGCCATCATCCTCCCCCATCTCGTCAACCTCATCGCCCTCGCCGCCGTCACCTCCTCCACCTTCACCGGCCGCGATGGTGCTCGCTGGCGCTCCCACGCCACAatggccgccgccgccctcgccGCAGCAGACGCCGTCCTCGTAGGCCAGTACGACTACTCTGCCAACGCCGCGGCCCTCCGCCTCCAGGACATGGACTTCTTCTACTGGCGCGCTCGCGCGCTGCGCTACATCGCCCTCGCGGCCCTCGACGTCGGCATCGGCGCTCTCCTGTTCCTCTCTGGCACCCGCCGCGCTTTCGTCCTGCCGCCTTCGGAAGCGGAGCGCATCGAGGCGAGCAACCGCGCCCTGACGACGGTCAAGAGCAAGCTGAACGCGCTGGGTATCGTCAAGAATACGTCGATGCGCGACGAGGAGCTGCGGGCGCGGAGTCAGGCGTATTGGTTGCGCGAGGGCCAGATGGTGCGCGATGCCATGGAGGAGAGGGAGGTTGTCGAGAGTGTGAATGATGCGCTGGAGAATAGGATCAATATACAGCAGGTCACGAGCGATGCTGAGAGTTATACCGACGGGGTGTTTCGACAGCCGGAAGGCACTGCGCAATGA